In Fusarium fujikuroi IMI 58289 draft genome, chromosome FFUJ_chr08, one genomic interval encodes:
- a CDS encoding related to CHL1-protein of the DEAH box family, with translation MAHSEVEKVTQDLEKLDFHHPYTPYDVQEQFMKAVYDVLETGNGQVGILESPTGTGKSLSLICASLTWLRNRKSNQFEASIQESAEAYKDEPSWLVEQLLRRKREELVTRWEEREKRLETLRLKEKAQEERARKRRRVEDLVPSRSRVEDEDAEWLLDDPDNRDAGPQDALSGLSRETREVLASIGLGGAKKPEEEDDLLEEEIKIYYTSRTHSQLSQFITELRRPSFPPSLPTSLAKGEETKTEAVKLLPLSSRQRLCINPTVSRLGSVQAINDRCSELQQPKSGQKCPFVPKEDLLSQTHQFRDSALATLPDIEDLHQLGKSLSVCPYYASRTALPGAEIITLPYPLLLQKSARDALGVKLEGSVVIIDEAHNIMDAVANVHAAEIKLSDLRRGRAMLGVYVKKFGKKLKGVNRVNVGRVGRVIDGLSEWMDSALKFKQEHGIVDPNDLTRPKGIDQINMFELIQYIQESKLAFKIESYISHVESEDTNSKTPRPSSPVLHTLVSFLIAFTNLSSEGRIFYQKIKGPTPDIQLSYLLLSPTYAFSSIASSARAVVLAGGTMSPFDDYKDHLFPSLEPEKITTLSCGHVIPPENLCVWTLASSRPGAPPFEFSFQKRGDTEMITQLGLAILNLCSLVPDGVVIFFPSYGYLDEVVAVWQKSQGNAQPIWDRLAARKALFKESRGASSDEVLQEYSDAILGEQSNGKGALLLSVVGGKMSEGINFSDRLGRCVIVIGLPYPNIASPDWKAKIEYIETTTQNNLTAQGVAKEEAISRGKQTARDFYENACMRAVNQSIGRAIRHRGDYAAIVLVDRRYGTERIRGKLPGWIRGGLVKDSHEKGLGGLMGAVGGFFRGKKSKSQNQ, from the exons ATGGCGCATTCCGAAGTGGAAAAAGTCACGCAAGATCTTGAAAAGCTGGACTTTCATCATCCGTATACACCTTATGATGTTCAAGAGCAGTTTATGAAGGCTGTCTACGATGTTTTAGAGACTGGTAACGGGCAAGTTGGCATTCTAGAGAGCCCAACTGGTACA GGGAAGTCACTTTCACTGATCTGTGCCTCACTAACATGGCTTCGCAACCGCAAATCCAACCAATTCGAAGCATCAATCCAAGAATCAGCGGAAGCTTATAAGGATGAACCATCATGGCTCGTTGAGCAGCTTCTACGGCGCAAGCGCGAAGAGCTCGTCACGCGCTGGGAAGAGCGGGAGAAGCGTCTTGAGACCCTTCGTCTGAAAGAAAAGGCACAAGAAGAACGCGCCCGTAAGCGTCGCCGAGTTGAAGACCTCGTACCCAGTAGATCGCGCgtagaagatgaagatgccgagtGGTTGCTTGATGACCCTGATAATCGCGATGCTGGACCTCAGGATGCGCTGTCTGGCTTGAGTAGAGAGACACGAGAAGTCCTTGCGAGTATCGGCTTGGGAGGGGCGAAGAagcctgaggaggaagatgatcttTTGGAGGAGGAAATCAAG ATCTATTATACGTCAAGAACGCATTCTCAACTTTCGCAATTCATCACCGAACTTCGTCGCCCCTCATTTCCACCCTCACTGCCAACGTCGCTCGCCAAGGGCGAAGAGACGAAGACAGAAGCAGTGAAGCTTCTACCATTATCCTCTCGGCAGAGATTATGCATCAATCCCACTGTCTCACGCCTGGGGTCCGTCCAGGCTATAAACGACAGGTGCTCAGAACTTCAACAGCCAAAGTCAGGACAGAAATGTCCCTTCGTCCCCAAAGAAGATCTGCTTTCTCAGACACACCAATTCCGCGACTCAGCTTTAGCTACACTGCCAGATATTGAGGACCTTCATCAACTTGGCAAATCACTTTCTGTCTGTCCATATTACGCATCGCGAACGGCCTTGCCAGGCGCCGAGATTATCACACTTCCGTACCCTTTGTTGTTACAGAAAAGTGCCAGAGATGCGCTTGGCGTCAAGCTGGAGGGCAGTGTTGTTATTATCGACGAGGCGCATAATATCATGGATGCGGTGGCAAATGTGCATGCGGCTGAGATTAAGCTGAGCGATCTGCGAAGAGGACGAGCCATGTTGGGTGTTTACGTGAAGAAGtttggcaagaagctcaagggcgTCAACCGAGTCAATGTTGGGAGAGTGGGAAGAGTCATTGATGGCCTTAGCGAGTGGATGGACAGCGCActcaagttcaag CAAGAACACGGTATCGTGGATCCCAACGACTTAACCCGGCCCAAAGGAATTGACCAGATCAATATGTTTGAGCTCATTCAGTACATCCAAGAGTCGAAGCTCGCCTTCAAGATCGAAAGTTACATATCCCATGTCGAGAGTGAGGATACAAACTCtaaaacaccaagaccaagttcACCAGTCCTTCACACCCTAGTATCCTTCCTCATCGCCTTCACAAATCTCAGCTCCGAAGGTCGAATATTCTATCAAAAGATCAAGGGGCCAACCCCTGACATACAGCTTTCTTACTTACTTTTATCGCCAACCTACGCATTCTCATCTATCGCGTCGAGTGCTAGAGCAGTTGTGCTCGCAGGAGGCACAATGTCTCCATTTGATGATTACAAAGACCATCTGTTCCCTTCATTGGAACCAGAAAAAATCACCACTCTTAGCTGTGGACATGTCATTCCGCCCGAGAACCTCTGTGTCTGGACGCTGGCCTCGTCAAGACCTGGGGCACCACCCTTTGAGTTCAGCTTCCAGAAGCGAGGCGACACAGAAATGATAACGCAGCTGGGTCTTGCCATTCTGAACCTCTGCTCCTTAGTCCCAGATGGTGTAGTTATATTCTTCCCCAGTTATGGATATCTTGACGAAGTGGTAGCTGTCTGGCAAAAGAGTCAAGGAAACGCACAGCCAATCTGGGATCGATTGGCAGCACGAAAAGCACTCTTCAAAGAGTCGAGAGGCGCGTCAAGCGACGAAGTCCTCCAAGAATATTCCGACGCCATCCTCGGCGAGCAGAGCAACGGAAAGggtgctcttcttctcagcgtCGTAGGAGGTAAGATGTCAGAAGGCATCAACTTCTCCGACCGTCTCGGTCGATGCGTCATAGTAATCGGATTGCCCTATCCCAACATCGCATCGCCAGATTGGAAAGCAAAAATCGAGTACATCGAGACAACAACACAGAACAATCTTACGGCACAGGGCGTAGCGAAAGAAGAGGCTATAAGTAGAGGCAAACAGACAGCGAGAGACTTCTACGAAAACGCTTGTATGCGGGCAGTTAATCAGAGTATCGGCCGTGCAATCCGGCACCGGGGCGATTATGCG
- a CDS encoding probable RPL28-60S large subunit ribosomal protein L27a.e, which yields MPTRTSKTRKHRGHVSAGKGRVGKHRKHPGGRGLAGGQHHHRTNMDKYHPGYFGKVGMRYFHKQPNHFWKPIINLDKLWSLVPQETRDAYVSGEKKDTVPVLDLLPLGYSKVLGKGRLPEIPLVVRARWVSRLAEQKIKQAGGVVELVA from the exons ATGCCTACCCGTACTTCAAAGACCCGCAAGCA CCGCGGTCACGTTTCCGCCGGTAAGGGACGTGTCGGAAAGCACCGCAAGCACCCCGGTGGTCGTGGTCTTGCTGGTGGtcagcaccaccaccgtACCAACATGGACAAG TACCATCCCGGTTACTTCGGTAAGGTTGGTATGCGATACTTCCACAAGCAGCCCAACCACTTCTGGAagcccatcatcaacctcgacaagCTGTGGTCTCTCGTCCCCCAGGAGACCCGTGACGCCTACGTCTCCGGCGAGAAAAAGGATACCGTCCCcgtcctcgacctcctccCCCTCGGCTACTCCAAGGTTCTCGGCAAGGGCCGTCTCCCCGAGATCCCTCTCGTCGTCCGCGCCCGCTGGGTCAGCCGCCTTGCtgagcagaagatcaagcagGCCGGTGGTgtcgttgagcttgtcgcTTAA